One window of the Eucalyptus grandis isolate ANBG69807.140 chromosome 6, ASM1654582v1, whole genome shotgun sequence genome contains the following:
- the LOC120294266 gene encoding receptor-like protein 33 has protein sequence MIDLSNNMFGGQIPLPSPITFYYSIASNNITGKIPSLMCNATWLGFIDLSNNGLTGSLPQCITNFSTYLSILDLQMNHLEGTIPQSFSSKNCLTTLDLSQNWFEGVLPRSLVNCTNLEILDLSSNRIEDTFPRWLGKLPELKVVILRSNNFNGLLNISKGDLIFLKLRILDLSDNNFGGPLPANLIMNLRGMKNTTIGQHEPLYMTWFSIGAFYENTVTVMMKGQETKLVKILTIFTTIDLSYNSFQGDIPETFGHLHSLVGLNLSYNHLTGSIPLTLGNLTNLGWLDLSSNMLSGGIPTTLGDLASLGYLNLSNNRLIGQIPQDKQLSTFSSNSFGGNPGLCGTPLSKACLGDAQPPPPSSSSTLDHEGHGSRFKWKVVWIGYSSGIIIGISIAYIALEMRKPKWLMQGVRMLEGSAAEWMEKPKR, from the coding sequence ATGATAGATTTGTCCAACAACATGTTTGGAGGCCAAATCccacttccatcacctatcaCATTCTATTATTCCATTGCAAGTAACAATATAACGGGAAAGATTCCTTCTTTGATGTGCAATGCCACCTGGCTCGGGTTCATCGACTTGTCCAACAACGGCTTAACAGGTAGCTTGCCTCAATgcataacaaattttagcacGTACCTGTCAATTTTGGACTTGCAAATGAATCACCTAGAAGGCACAATTCCtcaatcattttcttccaaaaattgcTTGACGACTCTTGACTTGAGCCAAAATTGGTTTGAAGGCGTGTTGCCCCGATCCCTTGTCAATTGtacaaatttggaaattttggatcTTAGTAGCAATCGGATAGAGGATACATTCCCAAGATGGTTGGGAAAACTTCCAGAACTAAAAGTTGTCATTTTGCGGTCCAACAATTTTAACGGTCTTTTGAACATTTCGAAGGGAGATCTCATCTTTTTGAAGTTACGCATTTTGGATCTGTCCGACAACAACTTTGGCGGTCCATTACCAGCCAACTTGATAATGAACCTTAGAGGCATGAAGAATACAACAATTGGGCAACATGAACCATTGTATATGACATGGTTTTCCATAGGGGCGTTTTATGAAAATACTGTCACCGTGATGATGAAAGGGCAAGAGACAAAGCTAGTGAAGATCTTAACCATCTTCACGACCATTGACTTGTCATACAACTCTTTCCAAGGAGACATTCCTGAAACTTTTGGCCATCTTCACTCTCTTGTAGGGCTCAACCTTTCGTACAACCACCTTACTGGTTCCATCCCTTTGACTTTAGGAAACTTGACTAATCTTGGATGGCTTGATTTATCTTCGAACATGCTTAGTGGGGGAATTCCTACAACATTGGGAGATTTGGCATCCCTTGGGTACTTAAACCTCTCGAATAACCGACTTATTGGTCAAATTCCTCAAGACAAGCAATTAAGCACATTTTCAAGCAACTCATTCGGTGGAAACCCAGGCTTATGTGGTACTCCATTGTCAAAGGCATGCCTTGGCGATGCTCAACCTCCTCCACCATCGTCCTCGTCAACTCTTGACCATGAAGGACATGGGAGTAGGTTCAAATGGAAAGTAGTGTGGATAGGTTATTCCTCTGGAATTATCATCGGGATTTCCATAGCATATATTGCGCTTGAAATGCGAAAGCCCAAATGGCTCATGCAAGGAGTGAGAATGCTGGAGGGAAGTGCAGCCGAGTGGATGGAGAAGCCAAAGCGGTAG